The proteins below are encoded in one region of Mycobacterium pseudokansasii:
- a CDS encoding winged helix-turn-helix transcriptional regulator has translation MAAADLSHRFAGESVGRALELVGERWTLLILREAFFGVQRFGQFARNLTIPRPTLSSRLRMLVDAGLLERVPYSQDPERHEYRLTETGRELFAAVVVLMRWGDEHLPDPDGPPIMLRHHTCGEFVDPRLVCSRCGEEITTRNVTPEAGPGFRDKPTASASP, from the coding sequence ATGGCCGCTGCCGATCTGTCCCACCGCTTCGCCGGGGAGTCGGTCGGGCGAGCCCTCGAGTTGGTCGGCGAGCGCTGGACACTGCTCATCCTGCGGGAGGCGTTCTTCGGGGTGCAGCGCTTCGGCCAGTTCGCGCGCAATCTCACTATTCCGCGGCCCACCCTGTCGTCACGGCTGCGGATGCTCGTCGACGCCGGCCTGCTGGAACGGGTTCCGTACTCGCAAGATCCTGAACGGCACGAGTACCGGCTTACCGAGACCGGCCGCGAACTCTTCGCGGCGGTCGTCGTGCTCATGCGGTGGGGCGACGAGCACCTACCCGACCCCGACGGGCCGCCGATCATGCTGCGCCATCACACCTGCGGAGAGTTCGTCGATCCGCGCCTGGTCTGCTCACGCTGCGGCGAGGAAATCACTACCCGCAATGTGACGCCCGAAGCCGGCCCGGGATTCCGCGACAAGCCGACCGCGTCGGCATCGCCGTAA
- a CDS encoding acyl-CoA dehydrogenase family protein — MPQPDPTATDIVTVAEKIALSARELSGQIDHDRRLPDPLLASLNAAGLLRATMPLEVEALELAPGAALRCAEAIARGDASAGWCVSIAITSALLVAYLPESSREEMFGGGRGVAAGVWAPRGTAKSGDGGVVVSGRWPFCSGISHADMMFAGCFVDDQRVPSVVALPKADLKVLDTWHTLGLRGTGSHDSIADEVFVPADRVFSVFDGPALERPLYRFPVFGFFALSIGAAALGNARAAIDDLVELAAGKKGLGSTRTLAERPATQAAVATAEAALDAARTLYYQAIDAAWRASHDADAVPVALRNRLRLAATHAVRTSADVVRTMYDLAGGSAIYDSSPLQRRFRDAFTATAHFQVNEASRELSGRVLLDQPSDVSML, encoded by the coding sequence ATGCCTCAGCCGGACCCGACCGCCACCGACATCGTGACCGTCGCCGAGAAGATCGCACTCTCGGCTCGCGAGCTTTCCGGTCAGATCGACCACGATCGCCGACTTCCCGACCCACTCCTGGCCAGCCTGAATGCAGCCGGGCTGCTGCGCGCCACCATGCCCCTCGAGGTTGAGGCGTTGGAGCTGGCGCCCGGAGCGGCGCTGCGGTGCGCCGAAGCGATTGCGCGCGGTGACGCTTCCGCGGGATGGTGCGTGTCGATCGCGATCACCAGCGCCCTGCTGGTCGCCTACCTGCCGGAGTCCAGCCGCGAGGAGATGTTCGGCGGCGGACGGGGTGTCGCGGCCGGGGTGTGGGCGCCGCGGGGCACGGCGAAGTCGGGGGACGGCGGTGTCGTGGTGTCCGGGCGCTGGCCGTTCTGCAGCGGGATCAGCCACGCGGACATGATGTTCGCGGGTTGCTTCGTCGACGATCAGCGGGTGCCCTCCGTCGTCGCGTTGCCCAAAGCGGACCTGAAGGTCCTCGACACCTGGCACACCCTGGGCCTGCGTGGCACCGGCAGCCACGACAGCATCGCCGACGAGGTTTTCGTGCCCGCCGACCGGGTGTTCTCGGTGTTCGACGGACCCGCCCTGGAACGGCCGCTGTACCGCTTTCCGGTGTTCGGCTTCTTCGCGCTGTCGATCGGCGCCGCCGCATTGGGCAATGCCCGCGCCGCGATCGACGACCTCGTCGAACTGGCCGCCGGAAAGAAGGGCCTGGGCTCCACGCGCACCCTGGCCGAACGCCCGGCGACCCAGGCTGCGGTGGCGACGGCCGAAGCGGCGCTGGATGCAGCGCGCACGCTGTACTACCAGGCGATCGACGCTGCGTGGCGGGCCAGCCACGATGCTGATGCGGTGCCGGTGGCGTTGCGCAACCGGCTCCGGCTGGCGGCCACGCATGCGGTGCGGACTTCGGCCGACGTGGTGCGCACCATGTACGACCTGGCGGGGGGCAGCGCCATTTACGACAGCTCGCCACTGCAGCGCCGGTTCCGGGACGCCTTCACGGCCACCGCCCACTTCCAGGTCAACGAGGCCTCCCGTGAGCTGTCCGGCCGGGTGCTGCTCGACCAGCCCAGCGACGTGTCGATGCTGTGA